GCGCCCCGAGGGACTGGTCCTGTCCCACGGCATCTGCCCCAAATATTCGGACCTCGACGCCTACTGGATGATGGCCAACGCCATCGACGAGGCCGTGCGCAACGCCGTGGCCGTGGGCGCAGACCCGGATCGCCTGGCCGGGGTGGACAATTTCTGCTGGTGCGACCCGGTGGTTTCCGAAAAGACCCCGGACGGCCGCTATAAGCTGGCCCAGTTGGTGCGGGCCAACCTGGCCCTTTCGCATTTTTGCCGGGCCTACCGCCTGCCCTGCGTGTCCGGCAAGGACTCCATGAAAAACGACTACACCGGCGGCGGGCAAAAGATCTCCATCCCGCCCACGGTGCTGTTCACGGTCATGGGCTCCATGCCCGAGGCCCACAAGGCCGTGACCTCGGACTTCAAAAAACCCGGGGATCTGGTCTACCTGCTCGGGACCACGGCCCCGGAATGCGGCGGATCGGAGATCGCGGCGGAAATGGGCTTTTCCTCGCCCGCCGTGCCCCATGTGGACGCCCTGGCCGCCGCTATGCGTTACCGCGCCCTGTATGCGGCCATCCGCCAGGGGCTGGTCACCGCCTGCCACGACCTCTCCGACGGCGGCCTGGGCGTGGCCCTGGCCGAAATGGCCATCGGCGGCAGGCTGGGCTGCCAGGCCGATCTGGCCCTGGCCCCGACGGCGGGCATCCACGCCGGGGAAGGCGGCATGTCCGATATCGAACTCCTGTATGCCGAATCCGCCGGACGCCTCCTGGCCACCGTGTCCCCGGGCGACCGGGAGGCCTTCGAGGCCCTGTTCGCCGGACAGGCCGCGTCCTGCCTTGGCCGGGTGACGGAGACGGGGGAGCTCGCGCTCGCCAGGGGCGGCCGGATTCTCGCCCGCGAAAACGTGGAGGATTTGGCCCTGGCCTTCGCCAAGACCCTGTCCTGGTAGGCTCTTTTCGTTTTTTTCCGGATTCGGGCCCAAAGTCTGTCCGTCCCGCATCCGTTTTCAGCCCGCCCCAAACTGCACGCGATGTGCAAAAAAGGGTGGGCCCTCTTGCCCGCCGTCTTTTTCACATTCATAATAAATAAAAGAATTTCAGCATTTTCAGACAATCCCCTTTCCTTTCATCTCCCGTTCCCCAGTCCCTTTATGCAAAAAAATGCGCCCCCTGGCATGTTGGTTGTTGTCACAACTGCCAGGCTCGCATATATGTGAAGGAAGTATCATGAAGGAGGCGTTCACATGCGCGTCGTTCGTTTCCCGGCCCTCCTCGCCGGGCTGGCATTTCTTGTGTCTTTTGTCTGGGTTTCTGCGGGCCGCACCCAGCCACCTGAAAAAGCGGCGCCCCCCGAGGCCAGCTATGTCGGCTCGGAGGCCTGCGCCTCCTGTCACGACACCCAGTTTCACACATATTCCAAGTATTCGAAAAAGGCCCATTCCTCCAAGAGCATCCAGATCATGGCCTCGGATCTGACCGAGGAAGAACTGCGCGGCTGCTACGGATGCCATACCACCGGATACGGCAAGCCCGGCGGGTTCGTGAGCTTCACGGCCACGCCCGGACTGGCCAACGCCGGATGCGAGGTCTGCCACGGCCCGGGTTCGGCCCACGCCGAATCCGGAGGGGATGCTTCCCTGATCAAGGGCAAGCTGACCATGGCCGATTGTGAGACCTGCCACAGCGCCGAGCGGGTTGCGGCGTTCAATTTCAAGCCCATGCTCTACGCTGGCGCGCACTAGGAGATGCCCATGGACATCATGGCTCGTTCCATCGGCGTCAAGGTGCTCGTGCTGGTTTCGGCCCTGACCATCCTGGCCTTTACCGGCCTTTTTCTGGCCAACTCCTACTGGCAACACAACGGCACCGTGGACCAGATCCGGGCCGCCTCCGAGCGCACCTCGGATCTTTTGCGCATGGCCATCGAGGAACCCATGGCCCTGGGCAAAAACCAGGAAACCACGGCCCAGTTCGAAAAGGTCGCCAAGCGCTACAACGACATCCGTGTGTTCATGACCAATTACAAGGGGAACATCACCTACGCCACGAACCAGGCCGATCTGCGCAAGGATCTGTCCCAGGTGATCACCGAACCCGAATTCTCCGGCGCCGTGCAAAAAAGCCTCACATCGTCCACCGCCGCCGGGGCCATCATGACCGTGGGGGGGAAAAGCGCCTTCGTGGAGATCACCTCCATCGCCAACGCCCCGGCCTGCCACCACTGCCACGGCACGAGCAAGCCGGTCCTGGGGGCCATGGTGGTCGTCAAGGACATCGAGCAGGAGATGGGGCGGCTCACCGACACCCAGTACAAAAGCGCGGGCATCTCCCTGGCGAGCCTGGTGGGTCTTCTGGCCTGCCTGCTCTTTTTCATCCGCCGCTCGGTCATAAACCGCATCAAGACCATCGCCAGCGCCTCCCACGAGATCAGCCAGGGGGCTCTGGACGTGTCGTTTTCCGTGCATGGGCATGACGAACTGAGCAACCTGGCAGGCAACCTGGCCGAGATGGTGGGCAAGATCAAAGACCAGCTCGAATACAACAAGAGCATCCTAAGCGGCATCATCATCCCCCTTTTCGTGGCCGATAAAAACGAGAACTTCGACTTCGTGAACGCCCCCCTGCAAAACATCCTGGGCAAGCACTACAAGGAACTCGTGGGCCGTCCCGTGGCCGAAAACCTCTCCGGCGAACACGGCGGCCGGATCTGCGGCGAGGTCATCGCCACCGGGACCAGCAAAAGCGGCTTCACCCGTTTCACCCGGGCCGACGGCAAGGTCTATCCCCTGCACTATGAGATATCCCCCCTGCAAAACGCCGCAGGCCAGACCGTGGGGGCCATCGGGGTGCTCATCGACCTGACCCAGGAGGAACGCGACAAGGACCGCATCCGGGCCCAGCGCGAGAATCTGCTCAAGG
Above is a genomic segment from Desulfolutivibrio sulfodismutans DSM 3696 containing:
- a CDS encoding cytochrome c family protein, which gives rise to MRVVRFPALLAGLAFLVSFVWVSAGRTQPPEKAAPPEASYVGSEACASCHDTQFHTYSKYSKKAHSSKSIQIMASDLTEEELRGCYGCHTTGYGKPGGFVSFTATPGLANAGCEVCHGPGSAHAESGGDASLIKGKLTMADCETCHSAERVAAFNFKPMLYAGAH
- a CDS encoding methyl-accepting chemotaxis protein, yielding MDIMARSIGVKVLVLVSALTILAFTGLFLANSYWQHNGTVDQIRAASERTSDLLRMAIEEPMALGKNQETTAQFEKVAKRYNDIRVFMTNYKGNITYATNQADLRKDLSQVITEPEFSGAVQKSLTSSTAAGAIMTVGGKSAFVEITSIANAPACHHCHGTSKPVLGAMVVVKDIEQEMGRLTDTQYKSAGISLASLVGLLACLLFFIRRSVINRIKTIASASHEISQGALDVSFSVHGHDELSNLAGNLAEMVGKIKDQLEYNKSILSGIIIPLFVADKNENFDFVNAPLQNILGKHYKELVGRPVAENLSGEHGGRICGEVIATGTSKSGFTRFTRADGKVYPLHYEISPLQNAAGQTVGAIGVLIDLTQEERDKDRIRAQRENLLKVAQEVTDVAINLSEASDELSRQMEELTRGVDTTAGETERVATAMEEMNATVLEVAKNAGQTAEASDVASQAAREGGREVQNTVTETRQVSERTESLALSLGELSTRAENIGRVMAVIGDIADQTNLLALNAAIEAARAGEAGRGFAVVADEVRKLAEKTMLATTEVAEAIRDIQGSTRTVVSGMDETKAKVELTAQMAEKSGAVLGQIVDQSDRIADMVRNIAAASEQQSSTSDEVNHSVSHINELSQDISRQIQEANHRITGVRDMSQHLAALVARFREE